A genomic stretch from Mycobacterium malmoense includes:
- the folE gene encoding GTP cyclohydrolase I FolE → MALPDLGPDTRNAPGRIRVFDQQRAEAAIRELLFAIGEDPDRDGLQGTPARVARAYREMFAGLYTDPDTVLNTMFDEEHDELVIVKEIPLYSTCEHHLVSFHGVAHVGYIPGADGRVTGLSKIARLVDLYAKRPQVQERLTSQVADALVKKLDPRGVIVVVEAEHLCMAMRGVRKPGAVTTTSAVRGLLKTNAASRAEALDLILRK, encoded by the coding sequence ATGGCCTTGCCGGATTTGGGGCCGGATACCCGCAACGCGCCTGGCCGCATACGGGTGTTCGACCAGCAGCGTGCCGAGGCCGCGATCCGCGAGTTGCTATTCGCGATCGGCGAAGACCCGGACAGAGATGGCTTGCAGGGCACCCCCGCCCGCGTCGCGCGCGCCTACCGCGAGATGTTCGCTGGGCTCTACACCGACCCCGACACCGTGCTGAACACCATGTTCGACGAGGAACACGACGAGCTGGTGATCGTCAAGGAAATCCCGCTCTACTCCACCTGCGAACATCACCTGGTGTCGTTCCACGGGGTGGCCCACGTCGGCTACATACCGGGCGCGGACGGCAGGGTCACCGGTTTGTCGAAGATCGCGCGCCTGGTCGACCTGTACGCCAAGCGGCCACAGGTGCAGGAGCGGCTCACCAGCCAGGTCGCCGACGCCCTGGTGAAGAAGCTCGATCCGCGCGGGGTCATCGTCGTGGTCGAGGCCGAGCACCTGTGCATGGCGATGCGTGGCGTGCGCAAGCCCGGCGCCGTCACGACGACGTCGGCGGTGCGCGGTTTGTTGAAAACCAATGCCGCTTCTCGAGCCGAGGCGCTCGACCTCATCCTGCGTAAGTGA
- the ftsH gene encoding ATP-dependent zinc metalloprotease FtsH, whose protein sequence is MSRKNVIRILTAIAVVVLLGWSFFYFSDDTRGYKPVDTSVAMAQINGDNVKSAQIDDREQQLRLTLKKGNNDTANSDKVITKYPSGYAVDLFNALSAKNAKISTVVNQGSILGELLVYVLPLLLLVGLFVMFSRMQGGARMGFGFGKSRAKQLSKDMPKTTFADVAGVDEAVEELYEIKDFLQNPGRYQALGAKIPKGVLLYGPPGTGKTLLARAVAGEAGVPFFTISGSDFVEMFVGVGASRVRDLFDQAKQNNPCIIFVDEIDAVGRQRGAGLGGGHDEREQTLNQLLVEMDGFDPRAGVILIAATNRPDILDPALLRPGRFDRQIPVSNPDLAGRRAVLQVHAKGKPIGPDADLDGLAKRTVGMTGADLANVINEAALLTARENGTVITGAALEEAVDRVIGGPRRKGRIISEQEKKITAYHEGGHTLAAWAMPDIEPIYKVTILARGRTGGHAVAVPEEDKGLRTRSEMIAQLVFAMGGRAAEELVFREPTTGAVSDIEQATKIARSMVTEFGMSSKLGAVKYGSEHGDPFLGRTMGTQADYSHEVARDIDDEVRKLIEAAHTEAWEILTEYRDVLDTLAGQLLEKETLHRPELEGIFTGVEKRPRLTMFDDFGGRIPSDKPPIKTPGELAMERGEPWPQPVPEPAFKAAIAQATQAAEAARVEADRNANGGNGSHAGQESGNRQGTTQPDYGAPAGWYAPGWPPQQQQPNYWYPPAHPTQPAQQPYWPQPAPSYPGQGHPAQGHPAPSYPPFPPYPPPGQSGPEAGKSPDQPDEDVSRSNPPAHG, encoded by the coding sequence ATGAGCCGGAAAAACGTGATTCGCATCCTCACGGCGATCGCTGTCGTGGTGCTGCTGGGTTGGTCGTTCTTTTACTTTAGCGACGACACCCGCGGCTATAAGCCGGTCGACACCTCGGTGGCGATGGCCCAGATCAACGGCGACAACGTCAAGAGCGCGCAGATCGATGATCGCGAGCAGCAGCTGCGGCTGACCCTGAAGAAGGGCAACAACGACACCGCCAATTCCGACAAGGTCATCACCAAATACCCCAGCGGATACGCCGTCGACCTATTCAACGCGCTCAGCGCCAAAAACGCGAAGATCAGCACCGTCGTCAACCAAGGCAGCATCTTGGGCGAGCTGCTGGTCTACGTGCTGCCGCTGCTGTTGCTGGTCGGCCTGTTCGTGATGTTCTCCCGCATGCAGGGCGGCGCCCGGATGGGCTTCGGGTTCGGCAAATCGCGCGCCAAGCAGCTCTCGAAAGACATGCCCAAGACCACGTTCGCCGACGTTGCCGGCGTCGACGAAGCGGTCGAAGAGCTCTACGAGATCAAGGATTTCCTGCAGAACCCCGGGCGCTATCAGGCGCTGGGGGCCAAGATCCCCAAGGGCGTGCTGCTCTACGGCCCGCCCGGCACCGGTAAGACGCTGCTGGCCCGCGCGGTGGCCGGGGAAGCCGGAGTCCCGTTCTTCACGATCTCCGGCTCCGACTTCGTCGAGATGTTCGTCGGTGTGGGCGCGTCGCGGGTGCGCGACCTGTTCGACCAGGCCAAGCAGAACAACCCCTGCATCATCTTCGTCGACGAGATCGACGCGGTGGGCCGCCAGCGCGGCGCCGGCCTCGGCGGCGGTCATGACGAGCGCGAGCAGACGCTGAACCAGCTGCTGGTCGAGATGGACGGGTTCGACCCGCGGGCCGGCGTCATCCTGATCGCGGCCACCAACCGGCCCGACATCCTCGACCCCGCTCTGCTGCGGCCCGGCCGCTTCGACCGGCAGATCCCGGTATCCAACCCCGACCTGGCGGGCCGCCGCGCGGTGCTGCAGGTGCATGCGAAGGGCAAACCGATCGGCCCGGACGCCGACCTCGACGGGCTGGCCAAGCGCACCGTCGGCATGACCGGCGCCGACCTGGCCAACGTCATCAACGAGGCGGCGCTGCTGACCGCCCGGGAAAACGGCACCGTCATCACCGGCGCCGCCCTGGAGGAGGCGGTGGACCGGGTGATCGGCGGGCCACGCCGCAAGGGCCGCATCATCAGCGAGCAGGAAAAGAAGATCACCGCCTACCACGAGGGCGGCCACACCCTGGCGGCCTGGGCGATGCCCGACATCGAGCCGATCTACAAGGTGACGATCCTGGCCCGGGGACGGACCGGCGGGCACGCGGTGGCGGTGCCGGAGGAAGACAAGGGCCTGCGGACCCGGTCGGAGATGATCGCGCAGCTGGTCTTCGCCATGGGCGGGCGCGCCGCCGAGGAACTCGTCTTCCGTGAGCCGACGACCGGCGCGGTGTCCGACATCGAACAGGCCACCAAGATTGCGCGCTCGATGGTCACCGAATTCGGCATGAGCTCCAAGCTCGGCGCCGTCAAATACGGGTCCGAGCACGGTGACCCGTTCCTTGGACGGACCATGGGCACGCAGGCCGACTACTCGCACGAGGTCGCCCGTGACATCGACGACGAAGTCCGCAAGCTGATCGAGGCGGCGCACACCGAGGCCTGGGAAATCCTCACCGAATACCGCGACGTGCTCGACACCCTGGCCGGCCAGCTGCTGGAGAAGGAAACCCTGCACCGACCGGAGCTGGAGGGAATCTTCACCGGCGTCGAAAAACGCCCACGGCTAACCATGTTCGACGATTTCGGCGGTCGCATCCCGTCGGACAAACCGCCGATCAAGACGCCCGGCGAGCTGGCCATGGAGCGCGGCGAACCGTGGCCGCAACCCGTTCCCGAGCCGGCCTTCAAGGCTGCCATCGCACAGGCCACCCAGGCCGCCGAGGCCGCGCGCGTGGAGGCCGATAGGAATGCCAACGGCGGCAACGGTTCTCACGCGGGTCAGGAGTCCGGTAATCGCCAGGGTACTACCCAGCCCGACTACGGTGCCCCGGCGGGCTGGTATGCGCCGGGATGGCCGCCACAGCAACAGCAGCCGAATTATTGGTATCCGCCCGCCCATCCCACACAGCCTGCCCAGCAGCCGTATTGGCCGCAGCCGGCGCCGAGCTATCCGGGCCAGGGTCACCCGGCCCAGGGCCATCCAGCGCCGAGCTACCCGCCGTTTCCGCCCTATCCGCCGCCCGGTCAATCCGGCCCGGAAGCCGGAAAGTCCCCCGACCAGCCGGACGAGGACGTGAGCCGGTCCAACCCGCCGGCCCACGGCTGA
- a CDS encoding alpha/beta fold hydrolase, whose amino-acid sequence MPSSTERLVDTNGVQLRLIEAGDRGAPVVILAHGFPELAYSWRHQIPALAEAGYHVLAPDQRGYGGSSRPGAIEAYNIHELTADLVGLLDDVGAERAVWIGHDWGAAVVWNAPLLHPDRVAAVAALSIPPLPRPQVPPTQAFRTLFGDNFFYILYFQEPGVADAELDADPARTMRRVMAGRPALDQSAAMRMLAPGPEGFVDRLPEPDGLPDWLSQDELDYYINEFSRTGFTGGLNWYRNFDRNWETTAELADAKIPVPSLFIAGTSDPVLAFTRADRASEVIAGPYRQVMIEGAGHWLQQERPDEVNAALLEFLNGLELR is encoded by the coding sequence GTGCCCTCATCAACCGAACGGTTAGTAGACACCAATGGTGTGCAGCTGCGGCTGATCGAAGCGGGAGACCGCGGCGCGCCCGTCGTGATCCTGGCCCACGGATTTCCCGAACTGGCCTATTCGTGGCGGCATCAGATACCGGCCCTCGCCGAGGCCGGCTATCACGTGCTGGCGCCCGACCAGCGCGGCTACGGCGGTTCGTCCCGCCCGGGCGCGATCGAGGCCTACAACATTCACGAGCTGACGGCGGACCTGGTCGGCCTGCTCGACGACGTCGGCGCCGAGCGCGCCGTCTGGATCGGGCACGACTGGGGCGCCGCCGTGGTGTGGAACGCGCCGCTGCTGCACCCGGACCGGGTCGCGGCGGTCGCCGCGTTGAGTATCCCGCCGCTGCCGCGCCCGCAGGTGCCGCCGACGCAGGCCTTCCGCACCTTGTTCGGGGATAACTTCTTCTACATCCTCTATTTCCAGGAGCCAGGCGTCGCCGACGCCGAACTCGACGCCGACCCCGCCCGCACGATGCGCCGGGTGATGGCCGGCCGGCCGGCGCTCGACCAGAGCGCGGCGATGCGGATGCTGGCACCCGGTCCGGAGGGTTTCGTCGACCGCCTTCCCGAGCCGGACGGGCTGCCGGACTGGCTCAGCCAGGACGAGCTCGACTATTACATCAACGAGTTTTCCCGCACCGGCTTCACCGGCGGCCTGAACTGGTACCGCAATTTCGACCGCAACTGGGAGACCACCGCGGAACTCGCCGACGCGAAAATCCCTGTGCCGTCGTTGTTTATCGCGGGGACGTCCGACCCGGTGCTGGCGTTCACCCGCGCCGACCGTGCGTCGGAGGTGATCGCCGGGCCGTACCGCCAGGTGATGATCGAGGGCGCCGGACACTGGCTACAGCAGGAACGGCCCGACGAGGTGAACGCGGCCCTGTTGGAGTTCCTCAACGGACTGGAGTTGCGATGA
- a CDS encoding LLM class flavin-dependent oxidoreductase, producing the protein MSAPLRFGVFITPFHPIGQSPTVALEYDMERVVTLDRLGFDEAWFGEHHSGGYELIACPEVFIAAAAERTKHIRLGTGVVSLPYHHPLMVADRWVLLDHLTRGRVMFGTGPGALPSDAYMMGIDPVDQRHMMQESLEAILALFRAGPTERIDRHSDWFTLRDAQLHIRPYTWPYPEIATAAMVSPSGPRLAGALGTSLLSLSMSVPGGYAALETTWEVVREQAAKVGRDEPDRADWRVLSIMHIADSRERAIDDCTYGLQDFANYFGAAGFVPLSNAVDGAQTPHEFVEDYAAKGNCCIGTPDDAIAHIEDLLERSGGFGTLLMLGHDWASPEATYHCYDLVARKVIPYFKGQLEASRSSHDWARGKRDQLIGRAGEAVVKAITEHVGEQKGVVN; encoded by the coding sequence ATGAGCGCGCCGCTGCGCTTCGGCGTCTTCATCACACCGTTTCACCCTATTGGCCAATCCCCAACGGTGGCACTGGAATACGACATGGAACGCGTCGTCACGTTGGATCGCCTGGGTTTTGACGAGGCATGGTTCGGCGAACACCACTCCGGTGGCTACGAGCTGATCGCCTGCCCGGAGGTGTTCATCGCCGCCGCGGCGGAACGGACGAAGCACATCCGGCTGGGCACGGGAGTGGTCTCGCTGCCCTACCACCATCCGCTGATGGTGGCCGATCGTTGGGTGCTGCTGGACCACCTGACCCGCGGCCGGGTCATGTTCGGCACCGGTCCCGGAGCACTGCCCTCGGACGCGTACATGATGGGCATCGACCCGGTCGATCAACGGCACATGATGCAGGAGTCGCTCGAAGCGATCCTGGCGCTGTTTCGCGCCGGCCCCACCGAGCGCATCGACCGCCACTCCGACTGGTTCACGCTGCGTGACGCCCAATTGCATATCCGCCCCTACACCTGGCCCTATCCGGAAATCGCGACGGCGGCAATGGTTTCGCCGTCCGGGCCGCGGCTGGCCGGCGCGCTCGGCACGTCGCTGCTGTCACTGTCGATGTCGGTGCCCGGCGGCTACGCCGCGCTGGAAACCACCTGGGAGGTGGTCCGCGAACAGGCCGCCAAAGTCGGCCGCGACGAGCCGGACCGGGCCGACTGGCGCGTTTTGAGCATCATGCATATCGCCGACAGCCGCGAGCGGGCGATCGACGATTGCACCTACGGGCTACAGGATTTCGCCAATTACTTTGGCGCGGCCGGGTTCGTCCCGTTGTCCAACGCCGTGGACGGCGCCCAGACACCGCACGAGTTTGTCGAAGACTATGCGGCCAAAGGGAATTGCTGCATTGGCACGCCCGACGACGCGATCGCGCACATCGAGGATTTGCTCGAACGGTCGGGCGGTTTCGGCACGTTGCTGATGCTCGGCCACGACTGGGCCTCGCCCGAGGCGACTTACCACTGCTATGACCTGGTCGCCCGCAAGGTGATTCCTTATTTCAAGGGACAGCTCGAAGCGTCGCGGTCGTCGCACGACTGGGCCAGAGGCAAACGCGACCAATTGATTGGCCGCGCCGGTGAGGCCGTGGTGAAAGCCATCACCGAGCATGTCGGCGAACAGAAAGGCGTGGTGAACTGA
- a CDS encoding zinc-binding dehydrogenase: MRAAVLRDGRMVYRDDVPEPVPEPGQVLVGVRTCGICGSDLHFAAHGSEVVAMTAQVAGDAGGMGIDLDRDIFMGHEFSAEVLEAGPDTETHPPGTLVTSIPVLLSAKGFEPIVYSNSTIGGYAERMLLSAPLLLPIPNGLDLKHASLTEPMAVGLHAVNKSNIAPGETALVLGCGPIGIAIVAALHAHGVETVVASDFSPKRRELATAMGAHQTLDPAQGSPFDTVKPAVVFEAVGIPGIIDDVLLRARPGTRLVVAGVCMQPDTVHPFFAIAKEINVQFVLAYTPDEFADSLRSLAEGEIDVTPVITGEVGLDGVGAAFDDLADPERHCKILVTP, translated from the coding sequence ATGCGTGCCGCGGTATTGCGAGACGGCCGTATGGTCTATCGCGACGACGTGCCCGAGCCGGTGCCCGAACCCGGCCAGGTGCTGGTTGGTGTGCGGACGTGTGGAATCTGCGGTTCCGATTTGCATTTCGCCGCCCACGGTAGCGAAGTGGTGGCGATGACCGCTCAGGTGGCCGGCGATGCCGGCGGCATGGGCATCGATCTAGACCGCGACATCTTCATGGGCCACGAATTCAGCGCGGAGGTGCTCGAAGCCGGGCCCGACACCGAAACCCATCCGCCGGGAACCCTGGTCACGTCGATTCCGGTGCTGCTGTCCGCCAAGGGTTTTGAGCCAATCGTCTACAGCAACAGCACGATCGGCGGCTACGCCGAGCGGATGCTGCTGTCGGCGCCGCTACTGCTGCCCATTCCCAACGGCCTGGACCTCAAACATGCGTCCCTGACCGAACCCATGGCGGTGGGGTTGCATGCCGTCAACAAGTCGAACATCGCGCCGGGCGAGACGGCCCTGGTGCTCGGTTGCGGCCCGATCGGCATCGCGATCGTCGCAGCCCTTCACGCGCACGGGGTCGAAACCGTTGTGGCATCGGATTTTTCGCCGAAGCGACGGGAGCTGGCCACCGCGATGGGAGCCCACCAGACGCTGGATCCGGCGCAGGGTTCGCCGTTCGACACCGTCAAGCCCGCGGTGGTGTTCGAGGCCGTCGGAATACCCGGAATCATCGATGACGTGCTGCTGCGGGCGCGGCCAGGCACCCGCCTGGTCGTGGCCGGGGTGTGCATGCAGCCCGACACCGTGCATCCGTTCTTCGCGATCGCCAAAGAGATCAACGTGCAATTCGTACTCGCCTACACTCCCGACGAGTTCGCCGACTCGCTGCGCTCGCTCGCCGAGGGCGAGATCGACGTGACCCCGGTGATCACGGGAGAGGTGGGCCTGGACGGCGTCGGCGCGGCCTTCGACGACCTCGCCGACCCCGAGCGGCACTGCAAAATTCTCGTCACGCCGTAG
- a CDS encoding HNH endonuclease signature motif containing protein yields the protein MFESKLDPAALVTAVESTHRQESMLVARRMAAVAALLRHRVAAAERAEAQRGHAAITGFEQTSAEVAAAMNLSPMAASYLVSDAEALDTRLPKVAALLAEGRTDWRTVRLIISRTDLVTDDGLIAKLDQSLAARIGNWHGWSRQRIVNAVDAAVRTVDPDAARERRVAAEDDRHIGINALDNGMAEVYGTVGAAAAATFDRRLSQLATQVCPADPRTMDQRRADALAALAQGRRLACTCGQPDCPTKAGDDEAPPDRGGAQVVINVVASDHTVYGDSSQPGYLQGYGVIDAEQVRALAAAASVLVADPTTSPVQALRYQPPGALERAVRCRDLTCRFPGCSRPATVCDIDHTVPFNHQNPAAGGLTVAENLKCLCRQHHRLKTFGGWRDTQLADGTIVWTSPTGRTYRTFPAGADLFPQPRGPACAPPAPSRRSRSQQRSARIAQARKHNREQRPVNEARVRLERARKQEIAERKFRNHMRDMLFAFKGTPSTSPFCGWVNDPREPEELPPDWTPDEPTPVLLPDDPPF from the coding sequence ATGTTCGAATCAAAGCTGGATCCCGCGGCCTTGGTGACGGCGGTCGAGTCCACGCATCGGCAGGAATCGATGCTGGTGGCGCGGCGGATGGCGGCGGTGGCGGCATTGCTCCGGCATCGGGTGGCCGCGGCCGAGCGGGCCGAAGCCCAGCGCGGGCATGCGGCAATCACCGGGTTCGAGCAGACCAGTGCCGAGGTGGCCGCCGCGATGAACCTGTCACCGATGGCGGCCAGTTATCTGGTGTCGGATGCCGAGGCACTGGACACCCGATTGCCCAAGGTTGCGGCGCTGTTGGCCGAGGGGCGAACTGATTGGCGCACCGTGCGATTGATCATCAGCCGCACCGATCTGGTCACCGACGACGGGCTGATCGCCAAGCTTGACCAGTCGCTGGCCGCGCGCATCGGCAACTGGCACGGCTGGTCACGGCAGCGGATCGTCAACGCCGTCGACGCCGCGGTACGCACCGTCGATCCCGATGCCGCCCGGGAGCGCCGCGTGGCCGCCGAGGACGACCGACACATCGGAATCAATGCGCTGGACAATGGGATGGCCGAGGTCTACGGCACCGTCGGCGCTGCGGCCGCGGCGACCTTCGACCGGCGGCTGTCGCAGCTTGCCACGCAGGTGTGCCCGGCCGACCCACGCACGATGGATCAGCGCCGCGCCGACGCGTTGGCCGCGCTGGCCCAGGGCCGCCGCCTGGCGTGCACCTGCGGGCAACCCGATTGCCCGACCAAGGCCGGCGACGACGAAGCGCCGCCCGATCGGGGCGGGGCGCAGGTGGTGATCAACGTGGTGGCCAGCGACCACACCGTGTATGGCGACAGCAGTCAGCCCGGTTATTTGCAGGGGTACGGGGTCATCGACGCCGAGCAGGTTCGCGCGTTGGCCGCCGCGGCCTCGGTACTGGTGGCCGATCCGACGACCAGCCCGGTGCAGGCGCTGCGTTATCAGCCACCGGGGGCACTGGAACGCGCCGTGCGGTGTCGGGATCTGACGTGTCGGTTTCCAGGGTGTAGCCGCCCGGCCACGGTCTGCGACATCGACCACACGGTTCCGTTCAACCACCAGAATCCTGCGGCGGGCGGGTTGACGGTGGCTGAAAACCTCAAATGCCTGTGTAGGCAACATCATCGGCTCAAGACATTCGGTGGATGGCGCGATACTCAACTGGCTGATGGGACCATCGTCTGGACCTCGCCCACCGGGCGGACCTATCGGACGTTTCCGGCGGGTGCCGACCTCTTCCCGCAGCCGCGCGGGCCGGCATGCGCGCCGCCGGCGCCCAGCAGACGCAGCCGCTCACAGCAGCGCAGCGCCCGGATTGCCCAGGCGCGCAAGCACAATCGGGAGCAACGACCCGTCAACGAGGCCCGGGTCCGGCTCGAACGGGCCCGCAAGCAGGAAATCGCCGAGCGTAAATTCCGAAACCACATGCGCGACATGCTGTTTGCGTTCAAGGGCACACCCAGCACCAGCCCGTTTTGCGGATGGGTGAACGACCCCCGCGAACCCGAAGAACTACCACC